Proteins found in one Terriglobales bacterium genomic segment:
- a CDS encoding GNAT family N-acetyltransferase, translating to MFRAATAARWADVEKLFGPRGACAGCWCMVWRLTRAQFKNGQGEGNRRAFRKLLRSGAEPGVLAYADGKPVGWCAVAPREDFSFLERSRVLAPLDDQPVWSITCLFVAKEWRRRGLSTQLIEAAVKLARKHGANVVEAYPQDVKGTWPAAFIWTGVTPAFKKAGFKVAGRRSPKRPIMRIRTR from the coding sequence GTGTTCCGTGCAGCCACCGCTGCCCGCTGGGCCGATGTCGAGAAGCTGTTCGGGCCGCGTGGCGCCTGTGCCGGCTGCTGGTGCATGGTCTGGCGTCTCACCCGCGCGCAGTTCAAGAACGGCCAGGGCGAGGGGAACCGCCGCGCTTTTCGCAAGCTCTTACGTTCCGGCGCGGAGCCGGGGGTGCTGGCCTATGCCGATGGCAAGCCGGTCGGCTGGTGTGCCGTCGCTCCCCGCGAGGATTTCTCGTTCCTGGAACGCTCCCGTGTGCTGGCGCCGCTGGACGACCAGCCGGTCTGGTCCATCACCTGCCTGTTCGTCGCCAAGGAATGGCGCCGCCGTGGCCTGAGCACGCAGCTGATCGAGGCCGCGGTGAAACTGGCCCGCAAGCACGGCGCGAATGTCGTAGAAGCCTATCCCCAGGACGTGAAAGGCACGTGGCCCGCGGCCTTCATCTGGACGGGCGTGACCCCCGCATTCAAGAAGGCCGGGTTCAAGGTCGCCGGCCGGCGATCGCCGAAGCGGCCCATCATGCGCATCCGCACTAGATGA
- the gcvT gene encoding glycine cleavage system aminomethyltransferase GcvT, giving the protein MSSTVEATALRKTALNPVHRQMGAKMVDFGGWDMPVEYPSPAGVLNEHMAVRTRVGVFDVSHMGDIRVSGRQALEAVQHISMNDASKLQIGQAHYSALLYPEGTFVDDVIVHKVGEHEFLFVINAGTREKDWAWVSESVKGFDCKATHESDDFTQLAIQGPRGVEVLQKLTDVDLSKIKNYWFTFGTVCGLKDRMIARTGYTAEDGFEIYIPSDEKTSARVWREVLEAGKEFGILPCGLGARNTLRLEGKMALYGHEISEKINVWEAGLDRWCKMEKPDFIGRQVLEKTKAAGVRRALVGLEMIERGIARDGYKVFDGEAEIGYVTSGSFAPFLKKNIALAYVPPEKSALDTVVGVEIRNQKVKAKVIPTPFYKRARKS; this is encoded by the coding sequence TTGTCGTCCACGGTCGAAGCCACGGCTCTGCGCAAGACCGCCCTCAATCCCGTCCATCGCCAGATGGGCGCCAAGATGGTCGATTTCGGCGGCTGGGACATGCCGGTCGAGTACCCGTCGCCGGCGGGTGTTCTCAATGAGCATATGGCTGTCCGGACAAGAGTGGGCGTGTTCGACGTCAGCCACATGGGTGACATCCGGGTCAGCGGCCGCCAGGCGCTGGAGGCGGTCCAGCACATCTCGATGAACGACGCCTCGAAGCTGCAGATCGGCCAGGCGCACTATTCGGCGCTGCTCTATCCGGAAGGCACCTTCGTGGACGACGTCATCGTGCACAAAGTTGGGGAGCACGAATTTCTATTCGTCATCAACGCAGGCACCCGGGAGAAGGACTGGGCCTGGGTGAGCGAAAGCGTGAAAGGCTTCGACTGTAAAGCAACGCATGAGAGCGATGACTTCACCCAGCTCGCCATCCAGGGGCCGCGCGGGGTGGAGGTGCTGCAGAAGCTCACTGACGTGGACCTGTCGAAGATCAAGAACTACTGGTTCACGTTCGGTACGGTGTGCGGCCTGAAGGACCGGATGATCGCCCGCACCGGCTATACCGCCGAAGACGGCTTCGAGATCTACATCCCGTCGGACGAGAAAACCAGCGCCCGGGTGTGGCGTGAGGTGCTGGAGGCGGGCAAGGAGTTCGGCATCCTACCCTGCGGGCTGGGCGCCCGCAACACCCTGCGCCTGGAAGGCAAGATGGCGCTCTACGGGCACGAGATCAGCGAGAAGATCAACGTGTGGGAGGCGGGGCTCGATCGCTGGTGCAAGATGGAGAAGCCCGATTTCATCGGCAGGCAGGTACTGGAAAAGACCAAGGCCGCGGGGGTGAGGCGCGCGCTGGTGGGGCTGGAGATGATCGAGCGCGGCATCGCCCGCGACGGCTACAAAGTGTTCGACGGAGAAGCCGAGATCGGCTACGTGACCAGCGGCTCCTTCGCTCCGTTCCTGAAGAAGAACATCGCGCTGGCCTACGTGCCGCCGGAGAAATCGGCGCTGGACACGGTGGTGGGCGTGGAGATCCGCAACCAGAAGGTGAAGGCCAAAGTCATACCGACTCCTTTTTATAAACGGGCCCGAAAATCCTAG
- the gcvH gene encoding glycine cleavage system protein GcvH, which yields MSETREQAMNYPKELKYTKEDEWLKVEGDTGTVGITDYAQNALGDIVFVELPKPGATVEVGKSFGTVESVKAVSELYSPVSGTVTAVNGELTDAPEKINSDPYGAWMIKVKLTKQSDSLMSAADYEKYAAERG from the coding sequence ATGTCGGAGACAAGAGAGCAAGCGATGAACTATCCCAAAGAGCTGAAATACACCAAAGAAGACGAGTGGCTGAAGGTTGAAGGTGACACGGGCACGGTGGGCATCACCGACTACGCCCAGAACGCGCTGGGCGACATCGTGTTCGTGGAGCTGCCCAAGCCGGGCGCCACGGTCGAGGTGGGCAAGAGCTTCGGCACGGTAGAGTCGGTGAAGGCGGTGAGCGAGTTGTACTCGCCGGTGTCCGGGACCGTCACCGCAGTCAATGGCGAACTGACGGATGCGCCGGAGAAGATCAATAGCGACCCCTACGGCGCGTGGATGATCAAGGTGAAGTTGACCAAGCAGTCCGACAGCCTGATGTCGGCCGCTGACTACGAGAAGTACGCCGCGGAGCGCGGCTAG